A region of the Mauremys mutica isolate MM-2020 ecotype Southern chromosome 14, ASM2049712v1, whole genome shotgun sequence genome:
CTGCGAGGCCGACCTGCCCCAGGTGCCGCTGCCGCTCCCGGCCCGCGCCGCCGACCTGTTCAAGACCAGGAAGCCGCCGGCGCTGGGCGAGCTGGAGCCGGTGCTGTTCGGCCCGTCGCCGCTGCTGGAGCCTCTCTTCCCGCCGCAGCCCGGCGCCAGCCCCGGCTTCGCGGAGCGGGTGCGGCGGCACAAGGTGAAGCTGGAGTGGGTGCGGGCCGAGCCCGCCGGCCTGCGCGGCGCCGTGCGCGTCCTCAACCTGGCCTACGAGAAGGCGGTCTCGGTGCGCTACACCCTCAACCGCTGGGTCAGCTGCGCCGAGGTGGCGGCCGCCTACCTGTCGCCGGGCCCCGCCGACGGCCTGACCGACCGCTTCTCCTTCCACCTGCCGGCGGCGGCCGCGGGGGGCACGCTGGAGTTCGCCGTGCGCTACCGGGTGGCCGGCACCGAGTACTGGGACAACAACGAGGGGCTCAACTACCGGCTGCGGGGCCGCCAGCGCGCAGCTCGGGCCGCCACCTCCCCCACCGAGGAGCCCGATGGCGGCGCGTGGATCCACTTTATCTGAGCGGCCTGCGGCCGGACCGCTGGGCGTCGCCTGCTCTCTGCCGGGGAGAGCCGAGCTCCCTCCCGGACCCAGGCCACCCTCGCCGCCTCAGCACCCTTCCCGGGCtcggcagccttcagcggctgcTGGGCGCGTTTCTCACAGGCCGGGCGGCTGGGGGAGGAATTTCCCGCCATGAACGTGACAGGGCCCCCTGGAGCATCGAGCGGGTATCGTGTTAGACCCCAAGGGGCTGGAACCGGCGGACTTCGGCGCATCCAGCCCGCGAAGAATTCTGTGGCCAGGGACTGGGGAATAGGAGCAAGTACGGTTTGGCAGGTCCATCCAAATCTCTTTTTTATTCCACTAAAACCTGTACTCGCTATACCGGAAATATTACTAAGGAGCTTTTCTACGAGATCTTGGGGGATCTGAGATACTTTTCAATGTTATCTACAGTTATCCTCTTCTGCCTTGTCATTTATCCGCTCCACTGTAATCTTGCCACTTTTCTCACGGATATAGTTTGCCCTGCAGTTAGTCACAGTCTCTTAGTTTTA
Encoded here:
- the LOC123349163 gene encoding protein phosphatase 1 regulatory subunit 3E-like; translation: MDKATSLHTSVPTPPPRLYLPRNFSCSACLYGSLAEHCKGDCSPEREGAPSPTPVVREAAAAGEKPQPSRGREPSVPPVPPSPTLRRRAKSLPTPGERSLRPALQQSPSRRKTVRFADSLGLELISVRHFCEADLPQVPLPLPARAADLFKTRKPPALGELEPVLFGPSPLLEPLFPPQPGASPGFAERVRRHKVKLEWVRAEPAGLRGAVRVLNLAYEKAVSVRYTLNRWVSCAEVAAAYLSPGPADGLTDRFSFHLPAAAAGGTLEFAVRYRVAGTEYWDNNEGLNYRLRGRQRAARAATSPTEEPDGGAWIHFI